A genome region from Altererythrobacter aquiaggeris includes the following:
- a CDS encoding glycosyltransferase family 1 protein, with translation MQIDDLRIALFSGNYNYVRDGANQALNRLVDYLLRQGANVRVYAPTVAEPAFAPTGDLVSVPSIPFPGRGEYRFPLGLHGAVKADLESFNPDIVHVSSPDLAGHRAVSWARERKLPILASVHTRFETYPRYYKLGFIEPVMVSALRRFYRRCDALVAPSRSMVETLREQGMGDDISIWSRGVDRTIFRSDKRDMEWRRKVGIADDAVAVAFLGRLVMEKGLDVFADTIAQLSGRGIDHEVLVIGDGPAREWFEERLPGGRFVGFQTGADLGRALASADIFFNPSITETFGNVTLEAMACGIPVVASEATGSQNLVQDGVCGKLVEPGKRAAFADALENYIRNAALRIEHGHAGEARSREFSWDRINQAVAQTYVRLVSGEGRKLSKHSFRGHPAGVEE, from the coding sequence ATGCAAATTGACGATCTTCGTATCGCCCTGTTCAGCGGCAATTACAATTACGTCCGTGACGGTGCGAACCAGGCGCTCAACCGGCTGGTGGACTATCTGCTGCGCCAAGGGGCCAACGTTCGGGTTTATGCACCAACCGTAGCCGAACCGGCATTTGCGCCCACCGGCGATCTGGTTTCGGTTCCATCGATCCCCTTCCCCGGGCGCGGCGAATATCGTTTCCCGTTAGGTCTGCATGGCGCGGTCAAAGCCGATCTGGAGTCGTTCAATCCGGATATCGTGCATGTGTCATCACCCGATCTGGCGGGGCACCGCGCCGTCAGTTGGGCGCGCGAACGAAAGCTGCCGATCCTGGCCTCTGTCCACACGCGGTTCGAAACATATCCCCGCTATTACAAACTGGGGTTTATCGAACCAGTGATGGTATCTGCGCTCCGCCGTTTTTACCGGCGCTGTGATGCCCTGGTCGCGCCATCCCGGAGCATGGTCGAAACCTTGCGCGAGCAAGGTATGGGCGATGACATTTCGATCTGGTCACGCGGGGTCGACCGGACGATTTTCAGGTCGGACAAACGCGACATGGAATGGCGCCGCAAGGTGGGCATCGCCGATGATGCTGTTGCGGTGGCATTTCTCGGCAGACTGGTGATGGAAAAAGGGCTGGATGTGTTTGCGGATACCATTGCCCAATTAAGCGGCCGCGGGATCGATCATGAAGTTCTGGTAATCGGTGATGGTCCGGCGCGCGAATGGTTTGAGGAACGATTGCCCGGCGGCCGCTTCGTGGGCTTTCAAACCGGCGCTGATCTGGGCCGCGCGCTGGCCAGTGCGGACATATTTTTCAATCCTTCGATTACCGAAACGTTTGGCAACGTCACACTCGAGGCCATGGCGTGCGGCATTCCGGTTGTCGCCAGCGAAGCGACCGGCAGCCAGAACCTGGTGCAGGACGGCGTCTGCGGCAAACTGGTCGAACCGGGTAAACGCGCAGCCTTCGCAGATGCCTTGGAAAACTATATCCGAAACGCGGCTTTGCGGATCGAACATGGCCACGCTGGCGAGGCGCGCAGCCGCGAATTCAGCTGGGACCGTATCAATCAGGCAGTGGCGCAAACCTATGTGCGACTGGTGTCCGGCGAGGGCCGGAAATTATCGAAGCACTCCTTTCGCGGTCATCCAGCGGGCGTAGAAGAATAA
- the sseA gene encoding 3-mercaptopyruvate sulfurtransferase — translation MERLVTTEWLADETGSSDLRIIDASMHMDSAGRDAKSEYEAAHIPGAVFMDIASLRNSDADFGHALPRPEQFASRMQGLGLGDGSRIVIYDDSDIKTSARAWVMFKTFGAHHVAILDGGLAKWRAEKRPLQGGVERLRHRHYTAWEDTQNIRSKSQILANLTSAVEQVVDARGEMRFTGEMDEPRAGMSAGHIPGARNVPFTALFNPDGTFKDEADLRLVFEQAGVDLGRPVITSCGSGVTASVVLFALALLGKQDLALYDGSWAEWGADPETPKATGPA, via the coding sequence ATGGAGCGGTTAGTTACAACCGAATGGCTTGCTGACGAGACCGGGTCGAGTGACCTGCGGATCATCGATGCATCGATGCATATGGATAGCGCAGGCCGCGACGCGAAATCCGAATATGAAGCCGCCCATATCCCCGGCGCCGTATTCATGGACATCGCCTCGCTGAGAAATTCCGACGCCGATTTTGGACACGCCTTGCCAAGGCCCGAACAGTTCGCAAGCCGGATGCAGGGCCTGGGCCTGGGCGATGGCAGCCGGATCGTGATTTATGACGATAGCGATATCAAAACATCCGCGCGGGCATGGGTCATGTTCAAAACCTTTGGCGCCCATCATGTGGCAATTCTGGACGGCGGACTGGCAAAATGGAGAGCCGAAAAGCGGCCCTTGCAAGGAGGGGTGGAGCGCCTTCGCCACCGCCATTACACCGCATGGGAGGACACGCAGAATATCCGCTCCAAATCGCAAATACTGGCCAATTTGACGAGCGCCGTCGAACAGGTCGTCGATGCGCGGGGAGAAATGCGGTTTACCGGCGAAATGGACGAACCACGTGCCGGTATGTCAGCAGGACACATTCCGGGTGCGCGCAATGTGCCGTTTACAGCGCTATTCAACCCCGATGGCACATTTAAGGACGAGGCTGATCTGCGGCTGGTTTTCGAGCAGGCTGGCGTCGATCTGGGCCGGCCTGTCATCACATCATGCGGCAGCGGGGTAACAGCGTCGGTTGTGCTGTTTGCGCTGGCATTGCTGGGTAAACAGGATCTCGCGCTGTATGACGGTAGCTGGGCCGAGTGGGGTGCCGATCCCGAAACACCCAAGGCCACGGGCCCCGCGTGA
- the queF gene encoding preQ(1) synthase translates to MTDTPSRTDQAPRFLGQQTPLPESPDEAKLDYVPNPRLGTLYLTRFAAPEFTSLCPVTGQPDFAHLVIDYAPGATIVESKSLKLFLGSFRNHAGFHEDVTVGIGQKLADEMQPAWLRIGGYWYPRGGIPIDVFWQTGAPPEGLWVPEQGVASYRGRG, encoded by the coding sequence ATGACGGACACACCTTCTCGAACAGACCAGGCGCCCCGGTTTCTGGGTCAACAAACGCCGCTTCCCGAATCTCCCGACGAAGCGAAACTGGATTATGTTCCCAACCCGCGTCTCGGGACCCTTTATCTGACGCGCTTTGCCGCTCCCGAATTTACTTCGCTGTGTCCGGTCACTGGCCAGCCCGACTTTGCGCATCTGGTTATCGATTATGCACCGGGTGCAACGATTGTTGAATCAAAGTCGCTCAAGCTTTTCCTCGGTTCATTCCGTAATCATGCGGGCTTCCACGAAGATGTTACGGTCGGCATTGGCCAGAAGCTGGCGGACGAAATGCAGCCGGCATGGTTGCGGATCGGCGGTTACTGGTATCCGCGCGGCGGCATTCCGATTGATGTATTCTGGCAAACCGGTGCCCCGCCAGAAGGGCTCTGGGTGCCAGAGCAGGGGGTGGCGAGTTATCGCGGACGCGGATAA
- a CDS encoding TM2 domain-containing protein, whose amino-acid sequence MDDNTRKQLLFEAKRKSRGVSYLLWLFLGWFGAHRFYLGKKGSAFAQAGLALLGWLPLFMGWALLSIWWIADAFLIPAMIRDAQREFLSEMGVSPAESPEGFIEPQRLARARGPIPGSRADTISKLSS is encoded by the coding sequence TTGGACGATAATACAAGGAAACAGTTACTTTTCGAAGCCAAGCGGAAATCTCGCGGGGTATCCTATCTGCTATGGTTATTTCTTGGCTGGTTTGGCGCGCACCGGTTCTATCTTGGCAAAAAAGGTTCTGCCTTCGCGCAGGCCGGGCTCGCACTTCTCGGGTGGCTTCCGCTGTTCATGGGTTGGGCATTGTTAAGCATCTGGTGGATTGCAGATGCATTTCTGATCCCCGCCATGATTCGGGATGCGCAGAGAGAATTCTTGAGCGAAATGGGCGTCTCACCAGCGGAAAGTCCGGAAGGTTTTATTGAGCCGCAGCGATTGGCACGTGCCCGGGGTCCCATTCCGGGCAGCAGGGCCGACACCATCAGCAAGCTGTCATCCTAA
- a CDS encoding DUF2849 domain-containing protein, whose product MKIITGNDLESGAVTWWDGSGWSLHVEDAADAGDDADTILTREEAARRINAPYVIDGEAGPDGHPRPAHIKDRIRGLGPTVRLDLTLKPGDADAAREVI is encoded by the coding sequence ATGAAAATAATAACAGGAAATGATCTGGAAAGCGGGGCAGTCACGTGGTGGGATGGTTCTGGCTGGTCGCTCCATGTTGAAGATGCAGCAGATGCCGGCGACGATGCAGACACCATTCTTACTCGTGAAGAAGCCGCACGCCGCATCAACGCACCGTATGTAATAGACGGTGAGGCTGGGCCTGACGGCCACCCCCGTCCGGCCCATATAAAGGACCGTATCCGCGGTCTTGGCCCGACTGTCCGCCTCGACCTTACTCTAAAGCCGGGCGACGCTGATGCAGCCCGCGAGGTAATCTGA
- a CDS encoding nitrite/sulfite reductase — MYQYDKYDQQMVDTRVAEFRDQVERRLSGKLTEDQFKPLRLMNGLYLQLHAYMMRVAIPYGTLSGAQLHALADIADKYDRGYGHFTTRQNIQYNWIKLAEAPDLLEDLAKAEMHAIQTSGNCIRNISSDHFAGAASDEVTDPRPYAELLRQWSSFHPEFSYLPRKFKFAVIASNEDRAAMRLHDIGIRIVKNDAGELGAAFYVGGGMGRTPMIAPLVRDFVSLDQFVTYAEACLRVYNRYGRRDNKYKARIKILVHELGAQEYTRQVEKEFDRLLQQNIEPPIAELERIRGFFTDPAFETGTGSAIDRSDPDFARWVDTNTKPHKQPGYVSAVISLKPVGGIPGDATTAQMHLMGDLAARYSFDEARVTHTQNIVFPHVQIAELYALWAELAVAGLGTANLDRIGDIIACPGLDYCSLANARSIPIAQQISQRFADSGKGETLGELKLKISGCINACGHHHAGHIGILGVDRKGVENYQLLLGGSEAEDTSLAKITGPGFDEAGIVDAVEIAADVYLARRESEERFIDTYRRIGMAPFKEALYG, encoded by the coding sequence ATGTATCAATATGATAAATACGACCAGCAAATGGTCGATACGCGCGTTGCGGAATTTCGCGACCAGGTCGAACGCAGATTGTCCGGCAAGCTCACGGAAGACCAGTTCAAACCGCTCCGGCTGATGAATGGCCTCTATCTCCAACTGCACGCATATATGATGCGCGTCGCCATTCCGTATGGCACGCTCAGCGGGGCGCAGTTGCATGCGCTGGCTGACATTGCCGATAAATATGACCGCGGTTACGGCCACTTCACCACTCGCCAGAATATTCAGTACAACTGGATCAAACTGGCGGAAGCGCCGGACTTGCTGGAGGACCTCGCAAAGGCGGAGATGCACGCGATCCAGACCAGCGGCAACTGCATCCGCAATATCAGTTCGGACCACTTTGCAGGTGCCGCCTCCGACGAAGTTACCGATCCCCGGCCTTATGCCGAATTGCTGCGCCAATGGTCGAGCTTCCATCCCGAATTCAGCTATCTTCCGCGCAAATTCAAATTTGCGGTCATCGCAAGTAACGAAGATCGCGCGGCTATGCGGCTGCATGATATCGGCATTCGGATCGTGAAAAACGATGCGGGCGAACTGGGTGCGGCTTTCTATGTCGGCGGCGGCATGGGCCGAACCCCGATGATAGCCCCGCTGGTGCGCGACTTTGTGTCGCTTGATCAATTCGTGACTTACGCCGAGGCCTGCCTGAGGGTGTATAATCGCTATGGCCGGCGGGATAACAAATACAAGGCGCGGATAAAAATCCTGGTCCATGAACTTGGCGCTCAGGAATATACCCGTCAGGTCGAAAAAGAGTTCGACCGTCTGCTGCAGCAGAATATCGAACCACCGATTGCGGAGCTGGAGCGGATCAGGGGGTTTTTCACCGATCCGGCCTTTGAAACGGGAACTGGCAGCGCGATTGACCGCAGTGATCCCGATTTTGCGCGCTGGGTCGATACAAATACGAAGCCGCATAAGCAGCCCGGATATGTCAGCGCTGTTATCAGTCTGAAGCCGGTCGGCGGAATTCCGGGTGATGCGACCACGGCACAGATGCATTTGATGGGCGATCTGGCGGCGCGTTACAGCTTTGACGAAGCGCGCGTGACACATACCCAGAACATCGTTTTTCCGCATGTCCAGATTGCGGAATTATACGCTCTGTGGGCCGAGTTGGCTGTCGCCGGGCTTGGCACGGCAAACCTTGACCGGATTGGCGACATTATCGCCTGTCCCGGCCTTGACTATTGCAGCCTGGCGAATGCCCGTTCGATCCCGATTGCACAGCAAATCTCCCAGCGGTTTGCGGATTCCGGCAAAGGCGAAACGCTGGGCGAACTAAAGTTGAAAATTTCCGGCTGCATCAACGCCTGCGGGCATCACCATGCCGGCCATATCGGTATTCTGGGCGTCGACCGGAAAGGGGTTGAAAATTACCAGTTGCTGCTTGGCGGAAGCGAGGCCGAAGACACCTCGCTGGCTAAAATTACCGGACCGGGTTTCGACGAGGCTGGAATCGTCGATGCCGTAGAAATTGCCGCCGATGTCTATCTGGCCCGCCGCGAAAGCGAGGAGCGTTTTATCGATACCTACCGACGCATCGGGATGGCGCCGTTCAAGGAGGCGCTTTATGGTTAA
- a CDS encoding replication-associated recombination protein A yields MADLFANDIPQTASLAQPRADAPLADRLRPRALDEIIGQDHLIGPEGAIGRMVAAGRLASIILWGPPGTGKTSTARLLADSVKMRFVALSAVFSGVADLKKVFAEADRAAEAGQRTLLFVDEIHRFNRAQQDGFLPFVERGTVTLVGATTENPSFALNSALLSRAQVLILHRLDVSALGELLNKAEVLEGPLPVTQEAREALIAAADGDGRFLLNQAETLYAANITRPLDPAALGKFLQRRVAVYDKDRDGHYNLISALHKSLRGSDPQASLYYLARMLTAGEEPLYVLRRLVRFASEDIGLADPQALVQCLAAKDSFEFLGSPEGELAIAQACIYCATAPKSNAAYRAQKAAWRSAVDTGSLAPPANILNAPTKLMKDIGYGKDYAYDHDMPDGYSGANYWPDGMEPQSYYQPVERGFERKVIERMNYWKRSTRGRE; encoded by the coding sequence ATGGCCGATCTATTCGCTAACGACATACCGCAAACAGCAAGCCTTGCGCAGCCCCGCGCCGATGCTCCGCTTGCTGACAGGCTGCGCCCTCGCGCGCTCGACGAGATTATCGGGCAGGATCATCTGATCGGTCCCGAAGGGGCAATCGGCCGGATGGTTGCAGCGGGCCGGCTTGCGTCGATCATCCTTTGGGGGCCGCCAGGAACGGGAAAGACCAGCACGGCAAGGTTGCTGGCCGATTCCGTAAAGATGCGTTTTGTCGCACTCAGCGCGGTGTTTTCAGGCGTAGCCGATCTGAAAAAAGTATTTGCAGAAGCCGACCGCGCCGCTGAAGCAGGCCAGCGCACATTATTGTTTGTTGACGAAATCCACCGCTTCAACCGCGCCCAGCAGGATGGATTTTTGCCATTTGTGGAACGCGGCACGGTCACGCTGGTCGGGGCAACAACCGAAAATCCCAGCTTTGCGCTCAATTCCGCGCTGCTCAGCAGAGCGCAGGTTCTGATCCTCCACCGGCTGGATGTTTCTGCACTTGGCGAACTGCTTAACAAAGCAGAGGTTCTCGAAGGCCCGCTACCAGTTACGCAGGAAGCCCGCGAAGCATTGATTGCCGCGGCTGATGGTGATGGCCGCTTCCTGCTCAATCAGGCGGAAACGCTTTACGCAGCCAACATTACCCGGCCGCTTGATCCCGCAGCATTGGGCAAATTCCTGCAGCGCAGGGTCGCCGTTTATGACAAGGACCGCGACGGACATTACAATCTGATATCCGCCCTGCATAAAAGCCTGCGCGGATCGGACCCGCAGGCATCGCTGTATTATCTGGCTCGAATGCTCACTGCCGGAGAAGAACCGCTGTATGTGTTGCGCCGGCTGGTACGCTTTGCCAGCGAAGATATCGGCCTCGCCGACCCGCAAGCGCTGGTGCAATGCCTGGCTGCAAAAGACAGTTTCGAATTTCTCGGCAGTCCCGAAGGCGAGCTCGCGATTGCGCAAGCGTGCATTTATTGCGCGACCGCGCCCAAATCAAATGCCGCATACAGGGCGCAAAAAGCTGCTTGGCGCAGCGCGGTGGACACCGGATCACTGGCTCCTCCCGCCAATATTCTGAACGCACCGACCAAGCTGATGAAGGATATCGGATACGGCAAGGACTACGCTTACGATCATGACATGCCCGACGGTTACTCCGGCGCGAATTACTGGCCTGACGGGATGGAGCCGCAAAGTTATTACCAACCGGTCGAGCGCGGCTTCGAACGCAAGGTAATCGAGCGGATGAATTACTGGAAGCGTTCAACGCGGGGCAGGGAGTAG
- a CDS encoding mechanosensitive ion channel family protein: protein MSTSAATPSASPAPQETSAGDTLQAGDTVTLQPVEGDAPAVQPAPAPVETEAVKSADSIKDAVSEKSETAAGLIETLDGLAINFGSTRISAWDSVVVVLVIAGVIAGAWLLSKFAHSILKRITKFDSTQQLLAEKLVTMGVWALAVMIGIDMLGIDLTALAVFSGAFGLAIGFGLQKTFGNLIAGIILLMDRSIKPGDVIAVSDQAGNSTFGQIRKIGIRAVSVTTRDQREYLIPNENLMVNQVENWSYSSKTVRMQVPVGVAYGCDIKVAEKLMLEAAGSVSRILKVPAPKVWLDAYGDSSVNFIIQCWIRDPEDGVGNIKSAVLKTLWQLFQENKIEIPFPQRDLNLRSNEQFDQLIAAVSQRVDQKKSGG from the coding sequence ATGAGTACATCAGCAGCGACGCCTTCTGCCTCTCCGGCGCCACAAGAAACTTCTGCAGGGGATACTTTGCAAGCGGGCGATACCGTAACACTTCAACCGGTTGAAGGTGATGCACCGGCGGTGCAGCCAGCACCTGCGCCGGTAGAAACCGAAGCAGTGAAAAGCGCAGATTCGATCAAGGACGCCGTTTCCGAAAAGAGCGAAACCGCAGCCGGTCTGATCGAGACGCTCGACGGTCTGGCGATCAACTTCGGTTCTACCCGTATTTCGGCGTGGGATTCTGTAGTGGTCGTTCTCGTGATTGCGGGCGTGATTGCAGGCGCCTGGTTACTCAGCAAATTTGCCCATTCGATCCTCAAACGTATCACCAAGTTCGATTCCACGCAGCAACTGCTTGCCGAAAAGCTTGTTACGATGGGCGTCTGGGCATTAGCGGTCATGATCGGGATCGATATGCTGGGCATTGATTTGACTGCGCTCGCCGTTTTTTCGGGTGCATTCGGTCTTGCTATCGGTTTCGGCTTACAGAAAACATTCGGTAACCTGATCGCCGGTATCATCTTGTTGATGGACCGTTCGATCAAGCCGGGTGATGTCATCGCGGTGTCGGACCAGGCCGGAAATTCGACCTTCGGACAAATCCGGAAGATCGGCATTCGTGCCGTATCCGTGACGACCAGAGACCAACGAGAATACCTGATTCCTAACGAAAACCTGATGGTCAATCAGGTGGAAAACTGGTCCTATTCCAGCAAAACCGTGCGTATGCAGGTTCCCGTCGGTGTGGCTTATGGCTGCGATATCAAGGTGGCCGAGAAACTGATGCTCGAAGCTGCCGGATCGGTCAGCCGTATTCTGAAAGTGCCTGCACCGAAGGTATGGCTTGACGCATATGGCGACAGTTCTGTGAACTTCATAATCCAGTGTTGGATCCGCGATCCGGAAGATGGTGTCGGTAATATCAAGTCCGCCGTCCTCAAAACCCTGTGGCAACTGTTCCAGGAAAATAAAATCGAGATCCCCTTCCCGCAGCGTGATCTCAATCTGCGCAGCAATGAACAGTTCGATCAGTTGATCGCGGCGGTTTCGCAGCGGGTAGATCAGAAAAAATCCGGCGGATAA
- the metC gene encoding cystathionine beta-lyase: MSDKSGNLKPATRLVGAGRKPEWTGAVVNPPVWRASTHLYENCAALKDGTKGNADGRFFYGRRGAPTQWALADALTQLEPGAFGTVLYPSGVAAISGALLSVLTPGDVLLMTDNAYEPSRNMAAGLFKRLGVETRFFDPLDLEGFHAQFCERTRAVLLESPGSLTMEVCDTPSIAAIAREYGAVSMIDNTWATPLGFPALEHGCDMTIMALTKHIGGHSDLMMGSVSAGKRYHGLLRQTAQTLGHVVSPDDAALALRGLRTLDVRLKKQTSSALEIARWLKFHPSVSEVYCPMLVGSPGHELWARDFSGGCGLFSFALGSGGAAARARLIDALQLFGIGYSWGGFESLALPVDPERTRSATDWPPANSDIAPGQLVRLSIGLEDAGDLISDLGRAFDAMDPV, from the coding sequence GTGAGTGACAAAAGCGGCAACCTGAAACCGGCCACCCGTCTGGTTGGCGCTGGTAGAAAACCTGAATGGACGGGCGCTGTTGTCAATCCGCCTGTGTGGCGCGCGAGCACCCACCTTTACGAAAATTGCGCGGCCCTGAAGGATGGCACAAAGGGCAACGCCGATGGCCGGTTTTTTTACGGACGCAGAGGCGCGCCGACGCAGTGGGCGCTGGCCGATGCTTTGACCCAGCTTGAACCCGGCGCTTTCGGTACGGTTTTATATCCAAGCGGGGTGGCAGCAATTTCCGGCGCTTTGCTGAGCGTTCTGACACCTGGCGATGTATTGCTGATGACGGACAACGCCTACGAACCCAGTCGCAATATGGCGGCGGGTTTATTCAAACGTCTCGGCGTCGAAACCCGGTTTTTTGATCCGCTCGATCTGGAAGGTTTTCATGCGCAATTTTGCGAGAGAACCAGGGCTGTTCTGCTAGAGAGCCCGGGATCTCTGACTATGGAGGTTTGCGATACGCCGTCAATCGCCGCGATTGCGCGTGAATATGGCGCTGTCAGCATGATCGATAACACTTGGGCTACGCCGCTCGGCTTCCCGGCTCTGGAGCATGGATGCGACATGACGATCATGGCGCTGACCAAACACATCGGCGGTCATTCCGATCTGATGATGGGAAGTGTTTCGGCAGGCAAGCGGTATCATGGTTTGCTTCGGCAAACTGCGCAAACCCTGGGCCATGTGGTATCACCCGACGACGCGGCGCTCGCGCTGCGCGGGCTGCGGACATTGGATGTGCGGCTAAAGAAACAAACCAGCTCGGCGCTGGAAATCGCCCGCTGGCTGAAATTCCATCCAAGCGTATCAGAGGTGTATTGCCCCATGCTTGTTGGATCGCCGGGACATGAACTTTGGGCAAGAGATTTTTCGGGCGGGTGCGGCCTGTTCAGTTTTGCACTGGGTTCAGGCGGCGCGGCAGCGCGTGCAAGGCTGATCGATGCGCTACAGCTGTTTGGTATCGGTTACAGCTGGGGAGGCTTCGAAAGTCTGGCATTACCGGTCGATCCGGAGCGAACCCGTTCCGCAACTGACTGGCCCCCTGCAAATTCAGACATCGCACCGGGCCAACTTGTACGTTTGTCAATCGGGCTGGAGGACGCTGGCGATTTAATTAGCGACTTGGGGCGGGCTTTTGATGCTATGGATCCGGTATGA
- the cobA gene encoding uroporphyrinogen-III C-methyltransferase, with translation MANANKPVLSGGTVYLVGAGPGDPDLLTLRAARLLENARLVVHDGLVDPTIIALAPPSARRISVAKQRSKHTLPQDKINALLIREAQAGRDVIRLKGGDPFIFGRGGEEMEACHAAGVHVEVVPGITAANGAAAASGIALTHRDSASIVSFVAGQCQGLSDQDWAGLAGKGRTLVIYMGVKTAPQIAEKLMGDGLTPDMPVAIIENAARPNMRVLRGPLAGLPDIVKKYGVFSPALIVIGEVTARSNASVARAALEAAA, from the coding sequence ATGGCAAATGCAAACAAACCTGTCCTGTCTGGCGGAACGGTATATCTCGTGGGGGCGGGTCCGGGCGACCCGGATCTGCTCACCCTGCGCGCTGCACGGCTGCTTGAAAACGCGCGCCTTGTCGTCCACGACGGCTTGGTTGACCCCACTATCATCGCTCTGGCCCCACCGTCTGCCCGCCGTATTTCGGTGGCCAAGCAGCGCAGCAAACACACGCTCCCGCAGGACAAAATCAATGCTCTGCTCATCCGCGAAGCGCAGGCCGGGCGCGATGTTATCCGCCTGAAGGGCGGCGATCCTTTCATTTTCGGACGCGGCGGCGAAGAAATGGAGGCCTGCCATGCCGCCGGTGTTCACGTCGAAGTCGTGCCGGGCATAACCGCCGCCAACGGGGCCGCCGCTGCATCAGGGATCGCGCTGACCCACCGTGATAGCGCCAGCATCGTCAGCTTTGTTGCAGGCCAGTGTCAGGGCTTGTCCGATCAGGATTGGGCCGGGCTGGCCGGAAAGGGTCGCACGCTCGTCATTTATATGGGGGTGAAGACCGCGCCGCAGATTGCAGAAAAACTGATGGGAGACGGGCTGACGCCTGATATGCCGGTTGCAATTATCGAGAACGCCGCGCGGCCGAACATGCGTGTGCTGCGCGGTCCGCTGGCCGGGCTACCTGACATTGTCAAAAAGTACGGCGTTTTCAGCCCCGCGCTAATCGTTATCGGCGAAGTGACCGCGCGGTCGAATGCGTCTGTTGCCCGGGCCGCTCTGGAGGCTGCAGCATGA